Proteins from a genomic interval of Candidatus Neomarinimicrobiota bacterium:
- a CDS encoding polymer-forming cytoskeletal protein, with product MKGFSKKNVDRIETLVGVGSTINGDIVANNSLLVNGVVTGNVTTDSTIRVGTTGIIRGDVKARSAIIGGVIEGDLNTKENTILGPQSRLLGDLRTSKLKIEEGATFEGRCIMLKDDSKNESSEKSGAEKENESKFNLS from the coding sequence ATGAAAGGATTCAGTAAAAAAAATGTTGATAGAATCGAGACGCTTGTTGGCGTAGGTTCGACGATAAATGGCGATATTGTCGCTAACAACAGTTTACTCGTTAACGGTGTTGTTACAGGAAACGTAACCACAGATAGCACAATCAGAGTTGGAACTACCGGTATTATTAGGGGAGATGTGAAAGCAAGGTCGGCGATAATCGGCGGCGTAATTGAAGGAGACCTCAATACAAAAGAGAATACAATATTAGGGCCTCAGTCAAGATTATTGGGAGACCTGAGGACATCGAAGTTGAAAATCGAAGAGGGTGCAACATTTGAAGGCAGATGTATTATGCTCAAGGATGATTCAAAAAATGAATCGTCCGAAAAATCCGGAGCTGAAAAAGAAAACGAGAGCAAGTTTAATTTAAGTTGA
- a CDS encoding F0F1 ATP synthase subunit epsilon — MAENFSVEVVTPISIRTYDSVSHVRATGVDGKFGILPRHISAIMALKPGELRIDTDNKQLLLATSGGYCEVQRGKVLFLVETAEIPGEIDVERAQKALDRANERLKEKPADLDHKRVRGAIERANNRLKISARK, encoded by the coding sequence ATGGCAGAAAACTTCTCAGTAGAAGTTGTAACACCAATATCAATTCGCACTTATGATAGTGTAAGCCATGTTCGCGCTACCGGCGTGGATGGCAAATTCGGGATATTACCAAGACATATTTCTGCAATAATGGCTCTTAAACCCGGTGAACTGAGAATTGACACAGACAACAAACAGCTTCTGTTGGCAACAAGCGGAGGCTACTGCGAAGTGCAGCGGGGAAAAGTGCTGTTCCTCGTGGAAACAGCCGAAATTCCCGGGGAGATAGATGTTGAAAGGGCACAAAAAGCCTTAGACAGAGCGAATGAACGGCTTAAGGAAAAACCTGCTGATTTGGACCACAAGCGAGTTAGAGGAGCAATTGAAAGAGCAAACAACAGACTTAAAATTTCTGCCAGGAAGTAA
- the atpF gene encoding F0F1 ATP synthase subunit B, translating into MEFTLLDVSVGLVFWSTITFLLLLVILKKYLWKPLIDNLDNRERMINESIKNAEEIQKKSEESFEEYNAKLAEAREEVRKVISAGKDSAEKAKAEILEEANKRAAALIDKAKKEIEAEKTGALNEIKKVVVDISLAAAEKVIKSNIRSEDHMRLIEETMKSMAAKD; encoded by the coding sequence ATGGAATTTACACTATTAGATGTAAGTGTGGGACTTGTATTCTGGTCAACAATTACATTTCTATTGCTTCTCGTTATCCTGAAAAAATATCTATGGAAACCTCTTATAGATAATTTGGATAATAGGGAGCGGATGATAAACGAATCAATAAAAAACGCCGAAGAGATTCAGAAGAAATCGGAAGAATCTTTTGAAGAATATAATGCGAAGCTTGCGGAAGCGAGAGAAGAAGTTCGTAAAGTGATTTCCGCAGGCAAAGATTCCGCCGAAAAAGCAAAAGCCGAGATTCTTGAGGAAGCTAACAAACGGGCTGCCGCTCTGATAGACAAAGCGAAAAAAGAAATTGAAGCGGAGAAGACCGGCGCTCTGAATGAAATCAAGAAAGTAGTGGTGGATATATCGCTTGCTGCTGCGGAAAAAGTGATTAAGAGTAATATTAGGTCAGAAGATCATATGAGGCTTATTGAGGAAACGATGAAGAGCATGGCGGCGAAGGATTGA
- a CDS encoding M23 family metallopeptidase, producing the protein MKKGKYYTVILIPDDTDNPRTYRLNRKLVRSVIVFSVLLIFSIAVSLAIILPKALRFNQIEAENKKLMREHFKVLGLIDDYARIKKRDIAIRKYLGLGLNLKSPFGFIEVETDTNTVNFDSLMLIPLNNIDPKDIPRFSNINFIENVPTTPPLEGVVTAGFARSTIFREDQHVGIDIATRVGEAVVAAAEGIVIFSNWTYRSGNSVIIYHGDDYFTVYSHNARNIVREHERVHRGDTIALAGNTGMSRGPHLHFEIWNKGVPIDPRELIPLYREKDISVK; encoded by the coding sequence ATGAAAAAAGGTAAATATTACACAGTTATTCTAATTCCTGACGATACGGATAATCCCAGAACATATCGATTAAACCGAAAATTAGTACGGTCGGTAATAGTGTTTTCTGTACTTTTGATTTTTTCAATAGCTGTTTCATTAGCTATTATTCTTCCGAAAGCATTACGATTTAATCAAATCGAAGCTGAGAATAAGAAGCTAATGCGTGAGCATTTTAAGGTACTTGGTCTGATTGACGATTATGCGCGCATAAAAAAAAGGGATATAGCCATCAGGAAATACCTTGGTCTCGGTCTGAATCTCAAATCTCCATTCGGCTTTATAGAAGTGGAAACCGATACCAATACTGTAAACTTTGATTCACTGATGTTGATTCCGCTGAACAATATAGATCCAAAAGATATTCCAAGGTTTAGTAATATTAATTTCATTGAAAATGTGCCTACCACGCCTCCTCTTGAAGGAGTGGTTACGGCAGGATTTGCCCGGTCAACAATATTCCGGGAAGACCAGCATGTGGGAATAGACATTGCCACACGAGTTGGAGAGGCGGTTGTGGCGGCGGCGGAAGGGATTGTAATATTTTCTAATTGGACTTACCGTTCTGGTAATAGCGTAATTATCTATCACGGTGATGATTATTTTACGGTTTACAGCCATAACGCGCGCAACATAGTCAGGGAACACGAAAGAGTTCATAGGGGTGATACAATAGCTCTCGCGGGGAATACGGGGATGAGCAGGGGACCGCATTTGCACTTTGAGATTTGGAATAAAGGAGTTCCAATTGACCCTCGAGAATTGATTCCTTTATACCGCGAAAAGGATATTTCGGTCAAATAA
- the aspS gene encoding aspartate--tRNA ligase — protein sequence MKDHYKGMRTHFCGELRKEDSGSEVTLMGWVRRRRDHGGLIFVDLRDRYGITQVVFNPQMPDELFNLAEKLSVEDVLKITGKVGERPEGTLNPNLDTGEIEVNAKFLELLSEAETPPFEIKEEVEASEDLRLEYRYLDLRRVNMRDAIITRHKFYQSVRKFMSGKGFIEIETPVLTKSTPEGARDFLVPSRISKGKFYALPQSPQIYKQILMVSGFDKYFQIVKAFRDEDLRADRQPEHTQIDIEMSFVEERHVQKMAEELMATVFKEIIDVELPLPFPRLTYDDAMKRFGSDKPDMRFGVELTDISERAANSDFQIFKDAVAEGGIVSCISAPAKGSFSRKIIDELTEFVKIYGLKGLSWAKVENGGLTGGVSKHFPENQQSELIEEVGAEDGDVIFFAADKAETVLNGLGALRLEIGKKLELVTSDEFVPLWVTDFPMFELDEDTGKYTAMHHPFTSPQTEDLDFLESEPLRVKAKAYDMVFNGSELGGGSIRIHSRDVQTRVFKALGIGEKEADEKFGFLLKALSYGAPPHGGIALGLDRIVAAMLRKNSIRDVIAFPKTASASALMEKAPSEVSEEQLKELGIKLEPNL from the coding sequence ATGAAAGACCACTATAAAGGGATGCGGACTCACTTCTGCGGCGAGCTGCGCAAGGAAGATTCGGGTAGTGAAGTTACGCTGATGGGTTGGGTCAGGCGAAGGCGCGACCACGGCGGACTTATATTCGTTGACCTGAGGGACCGGTACGGTATTACACAGGTGGTCTTTAATCCACAGATGCCTGATGAATTGTTTAATCTGGCAGAAAAGCTCTCTGTGGAAGACGTATTGAAAATAACGGGTAAGGTCGGTGAGCGACCCGAAGGAACGTTGAATCCGAACCTTGACACAGGGGAAATAGAGGTAAACGCAAAATTTCTTGAACTGCTGAGCGAAGCGGAAACTCCGCCCTTCGAAATTAAAGAAGAAGTGGAAGCATCGGAAGACCTTCGTCTCGAGTACAGATATTTGGATTTGCGGCGTGTGAATATGCGTGACGCTATTATCACAAGGCATAAATTCTATCAATCCGTACGAAAATTTATGTCGGGTAAGGGGTTTATCGAGATTGAGACTCCTGTTCTTACTAAGTCCACACCAGAGGGCGCCCGCGATTTTCTTGTCCCCAGCCGGATAAGCAAAGGGAAATTTTACGCTCTGCCCCAGTCACCTCAGATTTATAAACAAATACTTATGGTCTCTGGATTCGATAAATATTTTCAGATAGTGAAAGCATTCAGGGATGAAGACCTTCGCGCGGACAGACAACCCGAGCATACTCAGATAGATATTGAAATGTCGTTCGTAGAAGAACGGCATGTTCAGAAAATGGCTGAAGAACTTATGGCAACAGTATTCAAGGAGATAATAGATGTAGAACTTCCTCTGCCGTTTCCGCGTCTAACCTATGATGATGCGATGAAGAGATTCGGCTCAGATAAACCGGATATGAGATTCGGCGTGGAATTGACAGATATTTCCGAACGCGCCGCGAACAGTGATTTTCAAATATTTAAGGACGCTGTCGCGGAGGGGGGAATCGTGTCCTGCATATCCGCCCCGGCTAAAGGAAGTTTCAGCCGGAAAATAATTGATGAATTGACGGAGTTTGTTAAAATTTATGGACTGAAAGGACTTTCGTGGGCCAAAGTTGAAAACGGCGGATTGACAGGCGGTGTGAGTAAACATTTCCCTGAAAATCAGCAGAGTGAACTAATAGAGGAAGTGGGCGCTGAAGATGGCGATGTTATCTTTTTTGCGGCCGATAAGGCAGAAACTGTGTTAAACGGGTTGGGGGCGTTAAGACTTGAAATCGGTAAAAAACTTGAATTAGTGACTTCAGATGAATTCGTTCCACTCTGGGTAACGGATTTTCCTATGTTCGAGTTGGATGAGGATACCGGAAAATACACTGCTATGCATCACCCGTTCACATCGCCCCAAACAGAAGATTTGGACTTCCTCGAATCAGAGCCGCTGCGCGTAAAGGCGAAAGCATACGATATGGTATTTAACGGTAGCGAATTAGGTGGAGGAAGTATCAGAATTCATTCAAGGGATGTGCAGACAAGAGTATTCAAAGCTCTCGGAATCGGTGAAAAAGAAGCTGATGAAAAGTTCGGATTTCTACTTAAGGCGCTTTCATATGGAGCGCCGCCGCACGGCGGTATTGCGCTTGGTTTGGATCGCATTGTTGCGGCTATGTTACGGAAGAATTCGATTCGTGATGTAATAGCATTTCCGAAGACAGCAAGCGCATCGGCGCTTATGGAAAAAGCTCCGTCGGAAGTGTCAGAAGAGCAGCTGAAAGAACTTGGAATAAAGCTGGAACCTAATCTATAA
- a CDS encoding LysM peptidoglycan-binding domain-containing protein → MKLKMILTGGLLLSGVLFSTVQVNAQDVSKLSPKEYKAELARWQSRETSAGSESSRLGRDIESLIKQIADIDKTIALERQAIFGLRASSDEEIREYMDMLKELELDVANLNNLSEEELMGDAELLEDMELRLEKLSENDLAALEQNRNLLSDIDKMLSNYRTVIPEPTQDDESLAEVKTDGEVPKVVQFDRKADSYRVIRGDSLWKISGKEIIYNDPFQWLKIYSANRDQISNPDLIEIDQVFVIPRTPASNEHWVSRGESLSKIAAMRYSNPFEWTRIYQANKTILESPDLIHPHTILIIPKKN, encoded by the coding sequence ATGAAGCTGAAAATGATATTAACAGGCGGTCTGCTATTAAGCGGCGTGTTATTCTCGACGGTGCAGGTCAACGCTCAAGATGTATCAAAACTTTCTCCCAAAGAGTATAAGGCGGAATTGGCACGCTGGCAATCGAGAGAAACATCCGCAGGCTCGGAATCTTCAAGACTTGGTCGGGATATTGAATCCTTGATTAAGCAGATTGCGGATATAGATAAGACAATAGCGCTTGAACGGCAGGCTATTTTCGGATTGAGAGCATCCTCTGATGAAGAGATTCGAGAATATATGGATATGTTGAAGGAATTGGAACTTGATGTGGCAAATCTCAATAATTTATCCGAAGAAGAGCTGATGGGAGATGCTGAATTATTGGAAGATATGGAGCTGCGGCTTGAAAAACTCAGCGAAAACGATCTTGCCGCATTGGAGCAAAACCGGAATCTTCTCAGCGACATAGATAAAATGTTATCAAATTACCGGACTGTCATTCCCGAACCTACTCAGGACGATGAATCCTTAGCCGAAGTGAAGACAGACGGTGAAGTACCCAAAGTTGTACAATTTGATAGGAAAGCCGATTCTTACAGAGTTATCCGCGGAGACAGTCTCTGGAAAATTTCAGGAAAAGAAATAATTTACAATGACCCCTTTCAATGGCTGAAAATTTATTCTGCCAATCGGGATCAAATCTCGAATCCTGATCTGATCGAGATAGATCAGGTATTTGTTATTCCGAGGACCCCGGCGAGTAACGAGCATTGGGTAAGCAGAGGCGAGAGTCTATCAAAAATAGCGGCAATGAGATACTCCAATCCGTTTGAATGGACAAGGATTTATCAGGCGAATAAAACTATATTGGAGAGCCCAGACCTGATACATCCACACACAATATTGATAATTCCAAAAAAGAATTAG
- the atpG gene encoding ATP synthase F1 subunit gamma: MATLKEIKTRMSSVKGIEQVTRAMKMVATVKLRRAQEKIIEARPYAFRIRDLLNDLIPQVDVTLNPLLATREQKKYCVVVVTSDRGLCGSFNTNVLNKSEEIINSYGKDSTYVIAIGKKARDFFKIRDYDLVESYVDFSKKLNFDHAVEITETITSQYLSADIDRVDVVYHEFKSAVRQELIAERFLPLKPGDAREDFMPGAADETAVEEDSSVKSGDMLFEPSVEAVVNAIVPKFLVVQMWRILLESNASEQGARMTAMENATDAANEMIDDLQLSYNKARQSSITSDLLDIIGGAEALNN; this comes from the coding sequence GTGGCAACACTAAAAGAAATAAAGACACGGATGTCTTCTGTTAAAGGCATCGAGCAGGTTACCCGCGCTATGAAGATGGTAGCCACTGTAAAATTACGTCGTGCTCAGGAAAAGATAATTGAAGCCAGACCTTATGCGTTCCGGATTAGAGATTTGCTAAATGATCTGATTCCGCAAGTAGATGTGACGCTCAACCCTTTGCTGGCGACACGCGAACAGAAAAAATATTGTGTTGTAGTAGTCACATCGGATAGAGGGCTTTGCGGCTCATTCAATACGAACGTACTGAATAAATCGGAAGAGATTATAAACAGCTATGGGAAAGATTCTACATATGTAATTGCCATCGGGAAAAAAGCGCGCGATTTCTTCAAAATCCGGGATTATGATCTGGTGGAATCCTACGTGGATTTTTCCAAAAAATTAAATTTCGATCACGCAGTGGAAATCACTGAGACAATTACGTCGCAATATCTTTCCGCTGATATTGACAGGGTGGATGTGGTCTATCATGAATTTAAATCAGCTGTAAGACAGGAATTGATAGCCGAGCGATTTTTGCCCTTGAAACCGGGTGATGCAAGAGAAGATTTTATGCCCGGAGCAGCTGATGAGACCGCTGTGGAGGAAGATAGCAGTGTCAAAAGCGGTGATATGTTGTTCGAACCGTCTGTTGAAGCGGTGGTTAATGCTATCGTCCCGAAATTTCTGGTAGTTCAGATGTGGAGAATTCTACTCGAATCTAACGCTTCGGAACAGGGGGCAAGAATGACGGCAATGGAAAATGCCACAGATGCGGCAAATGAAATGATAGATGATCTTCAGTTATCATATAATAAAGCAAGACAATCTTCGATAACAAGCGACCTCCTCGATATTATAGGCGGAGCGGAGGCGTTAAATAATTAA
- the atpB gene encoding F0F1 ATP synthase subunit A: MLLSEGSKKVRSLDEIEPIHVVGDIFHEVSDQVWIPLDLYGFDLSITKLTIFMWIASSILLGVAFSVRKNLSLAPTGRLANAVEALFMFVRDDIVKPNLHDDWRGFMPLFATFFVFVLINNSIGMIPYFANPTGSISVTLMLATMTFLTIIIGSIHKNGIGGFLKSFVPPNVPTFILPIIVLAEVLGLFTKSFALCIRLFANMIAGHIVILTLFGLIYILHSWILVPFTIVTNIGISILEILIVLIQTYVFTYLSAIFVGMSLNPEH; this comes from the coding sequence ATGTTGTTATCAGAGGGGTCAAAAAAGGTTCGTAGCTTAGATGAGATAGAACCTATTCATGTAGTGGGGGACATCTTTCACGAAGTAAGCGATCAGGTTTGGATACCTCTTGATCTGTACGGTTTTGATCTGTCAATTACAAAACTCACGATATTTATGTGGATAGCCTCGTCAATTTTACTCGGGGTCGCCTTTTCGGTCAGGAAAAATCTTTCTCTTGCTCCTACGGGTCGGCTCGCTAATGCTGTGGAAGCATTATTTATGTTCGTTCGTGACGATATCGTCAAGCCGAATCTGCATGACGATTGGAGAGGGTTTATGCCGCTATTCGCTACTTTCTTCGTCTTCGTGTTGATAAATAATTCAATCGGAATGATTCCATATTTTGCTAATCCAACAGGCAGTATCAGTGTTACGCTTATGCTGGCAACTATGACGTTTCTGACGATAATAATCGGTAGTATACATAAAAATGGAATTGGCGGATTTCTAAAATCATTCGTTCCACCCAATGTGCCTACTTTTATTTTACCGATAATAGTATTGGCGGAAGTATTGGGGCTTTTCACAAAATCATTTGCTTTATGCATCAGGCTGTTTGCTAATATGATAGCGGGTCACATAGTAATTTTAACATTGTTCGGTCTTATCTATATCCTTCACAGTTGGATATTAGTTCCCTTCACAATAGTTACGAACATTGGTATAAGTATACTTGAAATTTTAATAGTTCTGATACAGACGTATGTGTTTACATATCTTTCCGCAATATTTGTGGGAATGAGTTTAAATCCGGAACATTAA
- the atpE gene encoding ATP synthase F0 subunit C: MDSQALAWLAAGIGAGMITIGTAYGIGSIGAAAMESIGRQPEAAGDIRGAMIVAAALIEGVAFFSIIVTILLIVLTGA; this comes from the coding sequence ATGGATTCACAAGCATTAGCGTGGTTGGCTGCGGGTATTGGCGCAGGAATGATCACAATCGGAACTGCTTATGGAATCGGGAGTATCGGTGCAGCGGCAATGGAAAGTATCGGAAGGCAGCCTGAAGCAGCCGGTGATATCAGAGGCGCAATGATTGTTGCCGCAGCGCTTATTGAAGGTGTAGCATTCTTCTCGATAATCGTAACCATTCTGTTGATAGTTCTTACAGGAGCATAG
- the atpD gene encoding F0F1 ATP synthase subunit beta — MNKGKVLQVMGPVVDVDFSDGEIPPIFQALKIARDGGDLVLEIEQHIGESVVRTVAMDSTEGLVRGDEVEDTGGPITVPVGPEVLGRMTDLLGNPIDELGPINSKIRLPIHRKAPDFSDLSTSPEPFETGIKVVDLLEPYMKGGKTGLFGGAGVGKTVLIQELIRNIATEHGGYSVFAGVGERTREGNDLWLEMNESGVIDKTALVFGQMNEPPGARMRVGLSALTVAEYFRDEEGKDVLLFIDNIFRFVQSGSEVSALLGRMPSAVGYQPTLATEMGNLQERITSTNKGSITSVQAIYVPADDITDPAPATTFAHLDATTVLDRAIFELAIYPAVNPLDSTSKLLDPNILGENHYRVAMDVQEILQKYKDLQDIIAILGMDELSDEDKVAVKRARKIQKFLSQPFFVAEVFTGIDGRYVKMEDSVAGFDAIIKGEMDDLPEQAFYMVGTIDEAVEKAKKIRENE, encoded by the coding sequence ATGAACAAAGGTAAAGTACTTCAGGTAATGGGTCCCGTTGTGGATGTAGATTTCAGTGACGGCGAAATCCCTCCGATATTTCAGGCGTTAAAGATAGCAAGAGATGGAGGGGATCTGGTTTTAGAAATTGAGCAGCACATTGGCGAATCGGTAGTTCGTACGGTAGCAATGGATTCCACCGAGGGACTTGTTCGCGGTGATGAAGTGGAGGACACGGGTGGACCGATTACAGTTCCCGTAGGTCCGGAGGTGCTTGGCAGGATGACAGACCTTCTGGGGAATCCTATTGACGAACTGGGCCCTATCAATTCGAAGATCAGGCTTCCTATACATCGTAAGGCGCCGGATTTCAGCGACCTTTCAACATCGCCTGAACCGTTTGAAACAGGTATAAAAGTAGTAGATCTCCTTGAGCCGTATATGAAGGGCGGTAAAACAGGCCTTTTTGGTGGTGCGGGAGTCGGTAAAACTGTTCTGATTCAGGAACTAATTCGAAATATCGCTACCGAGCATGGCGGATACTCAGTGTTTGCGGGAGTGGGAGAGCGAACCCGAGAAGGTAATGACCTTTGGTTAGAGATGAACGAATCCGGCGTAATTGATAAGACCGCTTTGGTATTCGGACAGATGAACGAGCCTCCGGGAGCAAGAATGCGAGTTGGTCTATCCGCTCTAACAGTTGCCGAGTATTTTAGGGACGAAGAAGGAAAGGATGTTCTTCTTTTTATTGACAACATCTTCCGTTTTGTGCAGTCGGGTTCGGAAGTTTCCGCATTGCTCGGAAGAATGCCGTCCGCCGTAGGTTATCAACCCACGCTGGCAACGGAAATGGGCAATCTTCAGGAACGGATTACATCGACAAATAAAGGTTCCATCACCTCCGTGCAGGCGATTTATGTTCCGGCTGATGATATAACCGATCCGGCGCCGGCTACTACATTTGCGCATCTTGATGCTACTACCGTGTTAGATAGAGCTATATTCGAGCTTGCGATCTACCCTGCTGTTAATCCTCTTGATTCTACTTCAAAACTTTTGGATCCGAATATATTGGGAGAGAACCACTATCGTGTTGCGATGGATGTTCAGGAAATTCTGCAAAAGTATAAAGATCTTCAGGACATTATCGCCATACTCGGAATGGACGAACTATCTGATGAGGACAAGGTAGCTGTCAAAAGGGCTCGGAAAATACAGAAGTTTCTTTCCCAGCCGTTCTTCGTAGCCGAAGTATTTACGGGAATTGACGGTCGTTATGTTAAAATGGAAGACAGTGTGGCCGGCTTTGACGCTATTATCAAAGGTGAAATGGATGACCTTCCCGAACAGGCATTCTATATGGTCGGAACGATAGACGAAGCTGTGGAAAAGGCAAAGAAGATAAGGGAGAACGAATAA
- the atpH gene encoding ATP synthase F1 subunit delta, with translation MKDLAAARRYSSSLLELAIEKNEVSETAEGLKDLKQALKELPELRAFLYSFRFETDKKVETLGIVFGDDFTDLLSKFMKTIINNKRQDLIPDISDRFNKMAMDSMNKILVSAFTPEELSEDTSKMIKKKLDGLLGKDVVINSIIDPNLIGGMILRIDNSVIDGSVRGYLTRMRRELLS, from the coding sequence TTGAAGGACTTAGCGGCCGCGCGAAGATATTCTTCTTCACTCCTCGAACTCGCGATTGAAAAGAACGAAGTTTCTGAAACTGCTGAAGGACTAAAAGATCTGAAACAAGCTCTAAAAGAGCTGCCGGAGCTTAGAGCCTTCCTCTATTCGTTTAGATTCGAGACTGACAAAAAAGTAGAAACATTGGGCATAGTGTTCGGTGATGATTTTACCGATCTTTTGTCCAAATTTATGAAAACGATAATTAACAACAAAAGACAGGACTTGATTCCCGATATTTCAGACCGGTTTAACAAGATGGCGATGGATTCAATGAACAAAATTCTCGTCTCAGCCTTCACACCTGAAGAGCTTTCTGAAGATACCAGTAAGATGATAAAGAAAAAATTAGACGGTTTACTCGGCAAAGATGTGGTAATCAATTCAATAATCGACCCGAATCTTATCGGCGGAATGATATTGCGGATTGACAACAGTGTCATAGACGGTTCTGTTCGAGGTTACTTGACGCGTATGCGCAGGGAACTTTTGAGTTAG
- a CDS encoding F0F1 ATP synthase subunit alpha: protein MAIKTDEIASLLKKQIEGFKVSVDVQEVGEVIMVGDGIARVVGLENAMASELIEFSGGIFGMALNLETDNVGIILFGDDREIKEGDTAKRTGRLVDIGVGDEMLGRVVNPIGIAIDGKGKLDPKKRMPIENKAPGVIARAPVSEPLATGIKSIDSMIPIGRGQRELIIGDRQTGKTAIAVDTIINQKGGDVKCIYVAIGQKASTVVSVIQTLEDHGAMEYTVVVAANASDPAPMQFIAPYAGAAIGEFFRDKGEHALIVYDDLSKHAWAYRQISLLLRRPPGREAYPGDVFYLHSRLLERASKLSDKLGGGSLTALPIIETQLSDVSAYIPTNVISITDGQIFLENDLFYSGIRPAINVGISVSRVGSNAQIKAMKQVAGSLKIDLAQYREIEGFAKFGSDLDKATLAQLTRGERLVEILKQKQFKPMNFGNQIALIFAGTKGYLDEIPTEKIVQFSLDFDAYMEQEHSDILKEIDTEKIISDELEGKMAKAVVSFVETFKVKEG from the coding sequence ATGGCAATAAAAACCGACGAAATAGCCTCTCTATTAAAAAAGCAGATTGAGGGTTTCAAGGTATCGGTCGACGTTCAAGAAGTCGGCGAAGTAATTATGGTTGGTGACGGAATTGCTCGTGTTGTTGGGCTCGAAAATGCTATGGCATCCGAGCTTATCGAGTTTTCCGGAGGAATTTTCGGAATGGCGCTCAACTTAGAAACGGATAACGTTGGCATAATCCTTTTTGGGGATGACAGAGAGATTAAAGAAGGCGACACCGCGAAACGCACAGGAAGATTAGTAGATATCGGAGTTGGTGATGAGATGCTTGGAAGAGTCGTTAATCCCATAGGCATTGCGATTGACGGTAAGGGCAAACTCGATCCCAAAAAGAGAATGCCCATCGAAAACAAAGCGCCCGGCGTTATAGCCCGTGCGCCCGTATCGGAGCCTTTAGCCACAGGCATAAAATCGATAGATTCGATGATTCCTATCGGACGTGGACAAAGGGAACTGATAATCGGCGACAGGCAAACAGGAAAGACTGCAATCGCCGTGGATACCATTATCAACCAAAAGGGCGGCGATGTAAAATGTATCTATGTGGCGATTGGACAGAAAGCCTCTACAGTAGTTTCCGTGATTCAGACATTGGAAGATCACGGCGCGATGGAATATACGGTTGTCGTGGCGGCTAACGCTTCAGACCCTGCTCCGATGCAATTCATCGCTCCATATGCGGGAGCGGCAATCGGTGAATTTTTCAGAGATAAAGGAGAGCATGCTCTCATAGTTTACGATGATCTTTCAAAGCATGCCTGGGCTTACAGGCAAATTTCGCTTCTGCTTAGAAGACCTCCGGGACGGGAGGCATATCCGGGCGATGTGTTCTATTTGCATTCGCGGTTGTTGGAGCGAGCCTCGAAATTGAGCGATAAACTCGGCGGCGGTTCACTTACAGCGCTCCCAATAATCGAGACGCAGCTGAGCGATGTATCGGCGTATATCCCTACAAATGTTATATCAATTACCGACGGTCAGATATTTTTAGAAAACGATCTTTTTTATTCCGGAATCAGACCTGCTATTAATGTAGGCATTTCCGTCTCCCGTGTAGGCTCAAACGCTCAAATCAAGGCTATGAAACAGGTGGCCGGCTCGCTGAAGATAGACCTTGCTCAGTACAGGGAGATTGAAGGCTTCGCTAAGTTCGGCTCTGATCTTGACAAGGCAACGTTAGCTCAGTTAACGCGTGGTGAGAGACTTGTGGAAATTCTGAAACAGAAACAGTTCAAGCCGATGAATTTCGGAAATCAGATAGCTCTGATCTTCGCCGGAACTAAGGGTTATTTGGACGAAATACCAACGGAAAAGATTGTCCAATTTTCATTAGATTTTGACGCATATATGGAACAAGAGCACAGTGATATCCTTAAGGAAATCGATACGGAAAAAATCATTTCCGATGAGCTGGAAGGGAAAATGGCAAAAGCCGTCGTGAGCTTTGTAGAGACTTTCAAAGTTAAAGAGGGATAG
- a CDS encoding AtpZ/AtpI family protein, translated as MSLNDETKKRTPQSNTKYYAFGMQIAVSFAFYVLGGYWLDTKFSTLPLFLIIGVVFGIISFIYFMKKLYYEK; from the coding sequence ATGTCACTAAATGATGAAACAAAAAAAAGAACCCCTCAATCAAATACAAAATATTATGCATTCGGAATGCAGATTGCAGTCTCATTCGCATTTTACGTCCTCGGCGGCTATTGGCTTGACACAAAATTTTCTACCCTGCCGCTGTTTTTAATCATAGGTGTGGTTTTCGGTATCATTTCATTTATTTACTTTATGAAAAAGCTTTACTACGAAAAATGA